The sequence CCGCTGTCTGAGAGGAGACTGAGATGCAAATTAAGAGATGAGGAGAATTGTAAAGATGATTTCTAATGTTTACCCGGTTAAAAAAGAGCCATCGATCAGCGGCTCTTCACCAGCAGATCGACGGCTTCCTTGACCAGTGCCTCTTTGTCTTCCGGCGATCCGGACAGTTCCTGTTCTTCCATGCAGGCGATCAGGTTGCTGCTGACAATCACGCCGATCGTCCGGTCGATTCCCGAGCGCGAGGCCGACAGCTGGGTGACGACATCGCGGCAGTCATCTCCAGCTTCGATCATCCGCAGGACGCCGCGGATCTGGCCTTCGATCCGTTTCAGCCGGTTGACCACTTTTGCATCGTATTCCACTATACCGTCCCCTTCCTTTTCTCTTCACTCTATACCCCATCGCGTATTTCGTCAATGAAACAGTTGCATAGAAATGCTGATGGCGTGAAATTATTCGAATTATGTTATACTTGTCTCTGTACTTATTGTTTTTGAGAACCGATCAGACTCGCTTCTTCACTGATTGTAAAAATGAACGGCTCAGCTGTACGGCTGAGCGTGAACTGTCGGTAACGACGAGAGGAGGAATTCGTTTGGCTTTTCCGCGCAAGGAACAACCCGTCTCTGATTTCGTCTCCGCCCGCCATCCTGGTGAACAGATTTCATTCATGCGGCATGGCGTCCATGTCTCCGGCAGTATCCATAAAATACTGGATAACTCCGTCATTGTGGAAATTTCCGAAAGCG comes from Sporosarcina trichiuri and encodes:
- a CDS encoding metal-sensitive transcriptional regulator; translation: MEYDAKVVNRLKRIEGQIRGVLRMIEAGDDCRDVVTQLSASRSGIDRTIGVIVSSNLIACMEEQELSGSPEDKEALVKEAVDLLVKSR
- a CDS encoding DUF2187 family protein; this translates as MAFPRKEQPVSDFVSARHPGEQISFMRHGVHVSGSIHKILDNSVIVEISESDAVQIGAASNLTVVAHKNYTVV